Proteins encoded together in one Cervus canadensis isolate Bull #8, Minnesota chromosome 7, ASM1932006v1, whole genome shotgun sequence window:
- the PIGX gene encoding phosphatidylinositol-glycan biosynthesis class X protein, with product MHQEDRIGKCLEVEENAGSSARRFPGQHREGEGRGDEGAGRRPTATPERLGAGSRETTGPQACAQRIFLPGPKLRDSALQERCKPCARSSDRILSPRALLGRAFSGVLATPAVAVRAVAWLLLWEAAGFTCSPATTFNNTHFVAGIRATCSEIILRQEVLKDGFHRDLLTKVKFGESIEDLQTCRLLVKQYIPTGLFVDPYELASLRERNITEAVMVSENFNIEAPNYLSKESEVLLYARQDSQCIDCFQAFLPVHYRYHRPHIKDGETFIVVHNPDLLMYCDQEFPVLKCWAQSKVTAPCALNSKDICQWNNMKYKSVYKNLTLQVPVGLTIHTSLVCSVTLLITILCSTLILVAVFKYGHFSL from the exons ATGCATCAG GAAGATCGCATCGGCAAATGCCTGGAAGTGGAGGAGAATGCCGGGAGCTCGGCTAGGCGGTTCCCAGGACAGC ACCGTGAGGGCGAGGGGCGGGGCGACGAAGGTGCTGGACGCCGGCCTACGGCTACCCCGGAACGTTTAGGGGCGGGGAGCCGGGAAACTACGGGACCGCAGGCGTGCGCGCAGCGAATCTTCCTTCCGGGTCCCAAACTCCGTGACAGTGCGCTTCAGGAGCGGTGTAAACCTTGTGCACGTTCCTCCGATCGCATTTTATCCCCGCGTGCTCTTCTGGGGCGCGCGTTCTCCGGCGTTCTGGCTACCCCAGCGGTGGCCGTCAGGGCAGTGGCCTGGCTGCTTCTCTGGGAGGCGGCTGGATTCACCTGCTCGCCGGCCACAACATTCAACAACACCCACTTCGTCGCCG GTATAAGGGCCACTtgttctgaaattattttgagaCAAGAAGTTTTGAAAGATGGTTTCCACAG AGACCTGTTAACAAAAGTGAAATTTGGAGAAAGCATTGAGGACTTACAGACCTGCCGACTCTTAGTTAAACAGTACATCCCAACAGGACTTTTTGTGGATCCATATGAGTTGGCTTCATTACGAGAGAGAAACATAACAGAG GCGGTGATGgtttcagaaaattttaatatagaaGCTCCCAACTATTTGTCCAAGGAATCTGAAGTTCTCCTTTATGCTAGACAAGATTCACAGTGCATTGATTGTTTCCAGGCTTTTTTGCCTGTGCACTATCGCTATCATCGGCCACATATTAAAGATGGAGAAACGTTTATTGTGGTCCATAACCCTGACTTATTGATGTATTGTGACCAAG AGTTTCCAGTCTTGAAATGCTGGGCTCAGTCAAAGGTGACAGCTCCTTGTGCTTTGAACAGTAAGGATATCTGTCAATGGaacaatatgaaatataaatca GTATACAAGAATTTGACTCTACAAGTTCCAGTGGGACTGACCATACATACCTCTTTAGTATGTTCTGTGACTCTGCTCATTACCATCCTGTGTTCTACTTTGATCCTTGTGGCTGTTTTCAAATATGGCCATTTTTCCCTATGA
- the CEP19 gene encoding centrosomal protein of 19 kDa, giving the protein MMCTAKKCGIRFQPPAIILIYENEMKGKSRQRIMPVRNFSKYSDCSRAAEQLKNNPRHKGYLEQVSLKQLEKLFSFLRGNLWGQSLAETMEQIQRETTTDPEEDLNKLDDKELAKRKSIMDELFEKNQKKKDDPNFVYDIEVEFPQDEQLQSCGWDTESAEEF; this is encoded by the exons ATGATGTGCACTGCCAAAAAATGTGGAATTAGGTTCCAGCCTCCGGCTATTATCTTAATCTACGAGAATGAAATGAAGGGGAAAAGTCGCCAGCGCATCATGCCAGTCCGAAACTTTTCCAAGTATTCAG ATTGCAGCAGAGCTGCTGAACAATTAAAGAATAATCCACGACACAAGGGTTACCTGGAACAGGTATCCCTGAAGCAGCTAGAGAAGTTATTCAGCTTTTTACGAGGTAACTTGTGGGGGCAGAGTCTGGCAGAAACAATGGAACAGATTCAACGGGAAACAACCACTGATCCTGAGGAAGACCTGAACAAACTAGATGACAAGGAGCTTGCCAAAAGGAAGAGCATCATGGATGAACTTTttgagaaaaatcagaagaagAAGGATGATCCAAATTTTGTCTATGATATTGAAGTGGAGTTTCCACAGGATGAACAGCTACAGTCCTGTGGCTGGGACACAGAGTCAGCTGAAGAGTTCTGA